A portion of the Sandaracinobacteroides saxicola genome contains these proteins:
- a CDS encoding phospholipase D-like domain-containing protein: MTPALFLPPGSGPDAPYPPRAGCAVEPLVLAAAFYPALEAAILGATHSLNLAFRILDPDTKTRSPEATAAGLATWGELLADAAHRGLTVRLLLSDFEPTLGQRLHADSWRTWKTLHALTRDAHETHMQVLVVQHEGELGGLFRHLARLPVWFFARRTLASLAADAFIPGLSPWRRPTSWRHLPRLWPATYHQKFAVVDGHTAFVGGLDIDERRWDDRRHRRRVGDSWHDLSARVTGPVVADFHQHFCRLWEMESERLPQRLKDWMAGEAPDIVFTPCTPAPAPPASGNARVQLVRTQSRRNPVAWAVGPIRRITEIEEAHRRLINSAETILYIEAQFFRLRRVARWIVKRARQCPALQVIILLPNAPEEVAFDGDRRAPHRHGEWLQMRAIRHLRRRIPRRVGLFSLAQQQRARPDEIAEYEEGRGVGFGSGMIHVHSKLLIADDHSALISSANINGRSFRWDTETGFLWHEPGAVGAFRDALWHDLLQRDSIAPETALDSWREQAVANAARKPEERQGFIVPHQITKARAFARPSWFVPDDLV, encoded by the coding sequence ATGACCCCCGCCCTCTTCCTGCCTCCGGGCAGCGGCCCCGATGCCCCCTATCCCCCCCGCGCCGGTTGCGCCGTCGAGCCGCTGGTGCTGGCCGCCGCCTTCTACCCGGCGCTCGAAGCCGCCATCCTCGGCGCCACGCACAGCCTGAACCTCGCCTTCCGCATCCTCGATCCCGACACCAAGACCCGCTCGCCCGAGGCGACGGCCGCCGGCCTCGCCACCTGGGGCGAACTGCTCGCGGACGCCGCCCACCGCGGGCTCACCGTACGCCTCCTCCTCAGCGATTTCGAACCGACGCTCGGGCAACGCCTGCACGCCGACAGCTGGCGGACCTGGAAAACCCTGCACGCCCTCACCCGCGATGCCCATGAAACCCACATGCAGGTGCTGGTCGTCCAGCATGAGGGCGAGCTCGGCGGCCTGTTCCGTCATCTCGCCCGCCTGCCCGTCTGGTTCTTTGCCCGCCGCACGCTGGCATCGCTGGCCGCCGACGCCTTCATCCCCGGCCTCAGCCCTTGGCGCCGCCCCACCTCCTGGCGCCACCTGCCGCGCCTGTGGCCAGCGACCTATCACCAGAAATTCGCCGTGGTCGACGGCCACACCGCCTTCGTCGGCGGCCTCGACATCGACGAACGCCGGTGGGACGACCGCCGCCACCGCCGCCGCGTCGGCGACAGCTGGCACGACCTGTCGGCCCGCGTCACCGGGCCGGTCGTCGCCGATTTCCACCAGCATTTCTGCCGCCTGTGGGAAATGGAAAGCGAACGGCTGCCGCAGCGGCTGAAGGACTGGATGGCGGGCGAGGCGCCGGACATCGTCTTCACGCCCTGCACGCCCGCCCCCGCCCCGCCTGCCAGCGGCAACGCCCGGGTGCAGCTCGTCCGCACGCAATCCCGCCGCAACCCCGTCGCCTGGGCAGTCGGCCCCATCCGCCGCATCACCGAGATCGAGGAGGCCCACCGCCGCCTCATCAACAGCGCCGAGACGATCCTCTATATCGAGGCGCAATTCTTCCGCCTGCGCCGCGTCGCCCGCTGGATCGTCAAACGGGCCCGGCAATGCCCGGCGCTCCAGGTCATCATCCTGCTGCCCAACGCGCCCGAGGAGGTGGCCTTCGACGGTGACCGCCGCGCGCCGCACCGCCATGGCGAATGGCTCCAGATGCGCGCCATCCGTCACCTGCGGCGCCGCATCCCGCGCCGCGTCGGCCTGTTCTCGCTCGCCCAGCAGCAGCGCGCCCGGCCGGATGAGATCGCCGAATATGAAGAGGGCCGCGGTGTCGGCTTCGGCAGCGGCATGATCCATGTGCACAGCAAGCTGCTCATCGCCGACGACCACAGCGCGCTCATCTCGTCCGCCAACATCAACGGCCGCAGCTTCCGCTGGGACACCGAAACCGGCTTCCTCTGGCACGAACCCGGGGCCGTCGGCGCCTTCCGCGACGCGCTGTGGCACGACCTCCTGCAACGCGATTCCATCGCGCCCGAAACCGCGCTCGACAGCTGGCGGGAGCAGGCGGTCGCCAACGCCGCCCGCAAGCCGGAGGAGCGGCAGGGCTTCATCGTCCCGCACCAGATCACCAAGGCCCGCGCCTTCGCCCGGCCAAGCTGGTTCGTGCCCGACGATCTGGTATAG